CGCCGCTCTCTCCTGGGAGCAGGCCGGGGGACTGATGGTCACGGGCGTCACCGCTGTGCACGTCCTCGAAGCGATCGGCCTGCGCGAGAACGACTCGGTGCTGATCCACGGCGCCGCGGGTGGCGTCGGCCTGCTGGCCGTGCAACTGGCTGTCGAGCGCGGAGCCACGGTGCTGGGGACGGCGAGCCCGGCCAAGCACGACGTACTGCGCGACCTGGGGGCGATTCCGATCGCGTACGGGCCGGGTCTGGCGGACCGGGTGCGCGCGGCAGCACCGCAGGGAGTCCACGCGGCCGCCGACCTGGTGGGCAGCGACGAGGCGGTGGACGTCTCGGTGGAGCTGGTGGCGGACCGGTCCCGCATCGCGACCGTCGCCGGGTTCGAACGCGGGGCCAGAGCCGGAATCAAGCTCCTGGGCGGCGGCCCCGGCGCGGACCCCGGCACAGCAGTCCGCGCCGCCGCGCGCCTGCAGCTCACCGAAGCCGCGGGGGCCGGGCGACTGCGCGTCCTGATCGCCGCAAGCCATCCGCTGCGCGAAGCCGCCGCGGCGCATCGGCAGAGCATGACCGGGCATACGACGGGGAAGATCGTCCTGGTCCCGTGACCCGGCCCCTGACCGCACCGGCCACTTCGTTCTGATGACCGTGCCGGCCGGCGCACGGGCCCCGACGGTGATGTAGCCGTGACGTCATGGCGTCGCCGTGAGAACGCACGAGGCAGTGTCCAAGGCGGAAGCGGTGGCCAAGAGCTCTGCTCCTTGCCGCGCGGTGGCGGGTACCGCAGGGATCGGCGGCACGCACCTGCTTCAGGTGGCAGGCGCGCGCCGCTCAGGGTCCGTGCCGCCGTGCACACCCACCGTCCCGTGCGGCGGCACCCGGTGAGCTGCATACCAGACTTCGGGGACGCCGGCGTCCGAAGCAGTCGTCACACGGCGGGCTGCCGCCCGGCTGATGAACGGACACCGGCTGTGGCGCACCGCGGCGGTTTAGGATCCTGGCATGGCCCTGTTTCTGAGTGACGTGGACCGGTTCGAGGCGACCAGGCCGCGTCTTGAGGCCATCGCCTACCGCATGCTCGGCTCGGCGAGCGAGGCGGAAGACGCCGTGCAGGAGACCTACCTTCGCTGGCAGGCCACCGATGTCGGGCGTATCGAGGTACCCGAGGCCTGGCTGACCAAGGTGCTCACCAACCTCTGCCTGAACCAGCTCACCTCCGCCCGTGCGCGCCGAGAGACCTACGTCGGCCAGTGGCTGCCCGAACCGCTGCTCGAAGGGGACCCGATGTTGGGCCCTGCGGAGACCGCCGAACAGCGCGAGTCGGTGTCGTACGCCGTAATGGTGCTGTTGGAGCGGCTCACGCCGAACGAGCGTGCGGTGTACGTTCTGCGTGAGGCGTTCGCGTACTCCCACCGGGAGATCGCCGAGATCCTGGACCTCAGCGAGGCGGCGAGCCAGCAGATCTTCCATCGGGCGAAGAAGCATGTGGCGCAGGGCAAGCCGCTGTTGGCTTCCGGCTCAGATGGTGCCAGTGCTGCCCGTTCCGGGGAGGCTGTCCTCGGCGGTGTTTCCGACGGGGCGCGGAGCGAGATCGATGAGGCTGCCGTGCGCCGGATCGTGGAGGAGTTTCTCGCCGCGGCAACCAGCGGTCGGACCGAGCCGCTGATCAAGCTGCTCACCTCGGACGCCATCGCGGTCGGCGACGGCGGCGGCAAGGTGCCGGCCCGGGCCAGTGCCTTCGAGGGCGCACGCGCGGTGGCCAAGTTCCTGCGCGGACTGTTCAAGCCGGCTCAGGCCAAACGGGATCTGTTGGGCGGATCACCCGACCTCTACGCCACTACGGTCAACGGCGGCCCCGCGGTCGTGGCGGTCGTCGACGGGCGGGTCTTCGGCATCATGTGCCTGGAGCGCACGCAGGAGGGCATTGCCGCGATCCGCAGTCAGGTCAACCCCGACAAGCTGGAGCGCGCCACACAGCGGTGGGCGGCGGGCGATTTCGGTCCGCCAGTTCTCGCCGAAGCCCTCTGAACCGTCGTGTGACGCAGACCACTCGCTGCTCCTGTCAGGAATCCGCGGCCTGCCCGGTTCAAGGGGCGTGACCGGGCCAGCAGGCACCGGACCCGCACAGACAGGAGCAGCAGAATGCAGCACCGGATCATCGTCCTCGGGGCCGGATACAGCGGAGCGATCGCGGCAGGCCGTCTCGCCAAGCGGCTGCGGCGTGAGGACGTCGCCATCACCCTCGTCAACGCCGAGCCCGACTTCGTCGAGCGGGTCCGGATGCACCAGCTGGCCGTCGGCCAGGACCTCAGGCCGCGCCCGCTGCGCGAGATGTTCACCGACACGGGCGTCGAGCTGAAGCTCGCAAAGGTCACGTCGATCGACGTGGACCTCAAGACCGTCGCGGTGGAGAGCGCCGAGGGCACGGCGGAACTGCCGTACGACACCCTCGTCTACGCCCTCGGCAGCGCCGGGAACGACCACGGTGTCCCGGGCGTCACCGAGCACGCCCACCAGATCGCGAGCCGCCCCGGCGCACTCCGGCTGCGCGAGCGGCTGTCCAGGCTGGCCGAGGGCGAGACGGTCCTCGTCGTGGGCGGCGGCCTGACCGGCCTGGAGTTCGCAACGGAGCTGGCCGAGGCCCGTCCCGACCTCGACGTCACGCTCGCCACGCGCGCCGAACCGGGCGACTGGCTCTCTCCGAAAGGCCGCGCCTACCTGCGCAAGGTCATCGGCAGGCTCGGCATCACCGTGCACGAGAACGCCACCGTGACCGCGGTCGAGGCGGACCAGGTCACGACCGCGGACGGTCGGGTCCTCCCGGCCGCTGTCACCGTCTGGACGACAGGCTTCGCGGTCCACCCGCTGACCGCAGGCACCGGCCTCGAACTCGCCGACACCGGCCGCATCGTGGTCGACGCGACGATGCGTTCGACCTCGCACCCGGATGTGTACGCGATCGGCGACGCCGGCCACGCCCTCGGCGCCGGCGACAAGCCACTGCGCATGTCCTGCGCCTCGGGCACCCCCATGGCCTGGCAGGCCGCCGACTCCATCGCCGCCCGCCTGACGGACGGCAAGCTGCCGCACGCTCCGCTGCGCTACTTCAACCAGTGCATTTCCCTCGGCCGCCAGGCGGGCCTGATCCAATTCGTCACCGCCGACGACCGCGCCGTGGACCATGCCCTGACCGGACGCTTCGCCGCCCGCTACAAGGAGTTGATCTGCAAGGGCGCCGCCTGGGGCGTCGCCAACCCGACGATGGGCATTCCGGTGCGGCGGCGGGCGGCAACGATTCGCGTGGCGACGGAGGGGACGGCGCCGGTGGCGCGGCGGTGACTTCTCTCCCGGCTCCAGCAGGGAGAGAAATCACCGTGGCCGGTGCGCGAACGTCCCCATCGTGACCGGATCCCGCCTGGCGCGTCACACAGTGCCGGCGGCGTATCAGCCGAGGTGTCGCTCGAAGAACCGCAGAGTGCTGTCTGTCTCGAAGGCCGGGACCCCACCATGCTTGCCGGGGTTGGCGTGCAGGGTCTTCTCGGTTGAGGCGAAGGCGTCGAACAGTGCCAGGCTCTGGGCCCGCGGTACTCGCTCGTCGTCCCACTGCATGAGGAACTCCACCGGGACGGTGATCCGCGCGGCGGCCTCGCACGGTACCTCGGCACCTCCCAGGCCCAGCACCGCCGCCCGGATCCGGGGTTCGGCGGCAGTGAGCGGGACGCCGATCACACAGCCCAATGACACGCCCCAGTAGCCGATGGGGCCGGTGCCGACATGGCCGAGCTTCTGGACCGCGGTGAGGACTCTCTGCCATTCCGGCACGATCTGGCGCCCGACGAGTGCCTGGAAGTCGGCGATCAACGGAGCCAGTTCCTCAGCGGCGTCGAGCCGGGCCTCGTACTCGGTCGCGATGCGGGTGAACTCCTCATGGTCCGGCCGGTCACCGTGGCTGGGCGCGTCGATCGCCACTACG
This is a stretch of genomic DNA from Streptomyces sp. NBC_00285. It encodes these proteins:
- a CDS encoding quinone oxidoreductase family protein; protein product: MSEAVVARAYGGPEVLSVTDVAVAEPGPGQVRIEVRAAGVNPFDHKMYSGAFGTDPANLPMRLGAEAAGVVTAVGADATGPAGPIRIGDEVIAYRAPGAYAAELVVPASAVVPKPAALSWEQAGGLMVTGVTAVHVLEAIGLRENDSVLIHGAAGGVGLLAVQLAVERGATVLGTASPAKHDVLRDLGAIPIAYGPGLADRVRAAAPQGVHAAADLVGSDEAVDVSVELVADRSRIATVAGFERGARAGIKLLGGGPGADPGTAVRAAARLQLTEAAGAGRLRVLIAASHPLREAAAAHRQSMTGHTTGKIVLVP
- a CDS encoding sigma-70 family RNA polymerase sigma factor; this encodes MALFLSDVDRFEATRPRLEAIAYRMLGSASEAEDAVQETYLRWQATDVGRIEVPEAWLTKVLTNLCLNQLTSARARRETYVGQWLPEPLLEGDPMLGPAETAEQRESVSYAVMVLLERLTPNERAVYVLREAFAYSHREIAEILDLSEAASQQIFHRAKKHVAQGKPLLASGSDGASAARSGEAVLGGVSDGARSEIDEAAVRRIVEEFLAAATSGRTEPLIKLLTSDAIAVGDGGGKVPARASAFEGARAVAKFLRGLFKPAQAKRDLLGGSPDLYATTVNGGPAVVAVVDGRVFGIMCLERTQEGIAAIRSQVNPDKLERATQRWAAGDFGPPVLAEAL
- a CDS encoding NAD(P)/FAD-dependent oxidoreductase is translated as MQHRIIVLGAGYSGAIAAGRLAKRLRREDVAITLVNAEPDFVERVRMHQLAVGQDLRPRPLREMFTDTGVELKLAKVTSIDVDLKTVAVESAEGTAELPYDTLVYALGSAGNDHGVPGVTEHAHQIASRPGALRLRERLSRLAEGETVLVVGGGLTGLEFATELAEARPDLDVTLATRAEPGDWLSPKGRAYLRKVIGRLGITVHENATVTAVEADQVTTADGRVLPAAVTVWTTGFAVHPLTAGTGLELADTGRIVVDATMRSTSHPDVYAIGDAGHALGAGDKPLRMSCASGTPMAWQAADSIAARLTDGKLPHAPLRYFNQCISLGRQAGLIQFVTADDRAVDHALTGRFAARYKELICKGAAWGVANPTMGIPVRRRAATIRVATEGTAPVARR
- a CDS encoding dienelactone hydrolase family protein produces the protein MRFTSQTSSDAIVEQLFLLGDIPGVLWSPQGADGTRPLIAMGHGGGEHKKAPDVTDLAHRFVTECGFAVVAIDAPSHGDRPDHEEFTRIATEYEARLDAAEELAPLIADFQALVGRQIVPEWQRVLTAVQKLGHVGTGPIGYWGVSLGCVIGVPLTAAEPRIRAAVLGLGGAEVPCEAAARITVPVEFLMQWDDERVPRAQSLALFDAFASTEKTLHANPGKHGGVPAFETDSTLRFFERHLG